One Deinococcus psychrotolerans genomic window carries:
- a CDS encoding M15 family metallopeptidase — translation MTSNFAAAIAQRPSDTELPFALGRFSYRDNPEQRGAVIPDPAWAATHLVEVDLTQFAGLPSPGGKPAKRLWMHVQVAPVFIATMQEAVRSGLLSKLQEYNGCYVPRHMVWTPGRPLSMHSWGAAIDFDASTNGYGLPFARMQIDRDFVRCVEECGWTWGGPYADGMHFQWSDPLPGTAVQPWQDAMARTAVQADGSIWMRPANLAEQQGTIAPGEPVTGNSGWVTLQDQAGEWTPFSGHAVYRGLLLNLDPSTFDLSVTPT, via the coding sequence ATGACGTCTAATTTTGCCGCTGCCATTGCCCAGCGCCCCTCGGATACCGAACTCCCGTTCGCCTTGGGGCGCTTTTCATACCGTGACAACCCCGAGCAGCGCGGAGCCGTGATTCCCGATCCCGCCTGGGCTGCTACCCACCTGGTCGAGGTCGACTTGACACAGTTTGCTGGGTTGCCATCGCCCGGGGGCAAGCCCGCCAAACGCCTGTGGATGCACGTTCAGGTCGCGCCGGTCTTCATCGCCACCATGCAGGAAGCCGTGCGGAGCGGCCTGCTGAGTAAGCTGCAGGAATACAACGGCTGCTACGTGCCGCGCCACATGGTCTGGACACCGGGCCGCCCGCTCTCGATGCATTCGTGGGGCGCGGCGATTGATTTCGACGCCAGCACCAACGGCTATGGGCTGCCCTTCGCCCGGATGCAGATTGACCGCGACTTCGTGCGCTGCGTGGAGGAGTGCGGCTGGACGTGGGGTGGGCCATACGCCGACGGGATGCACTTCCAGTGGAGCGACCCGCTGCCCGGTACCGCCGTTCAGCCCTGGCAGGATGCGATGGCCCGCACCGCCGTGCAGGCCGACGGCAGTATCTGGATGCGTCCGGCCAACCTGGCCGAGCAGCAAGGCACCATTGCACCAGGTGAGCCCGTGACCGGCAACAGTGGGTGGGTCACCCTGCAAGACCAGGCTGGGGAATGGACGCCCTTCTCAGGCCACGCTGTCTACCGGGGGCTGCTGCTGAATCTCGATCCGAGCACCTTCGATCTGAGCGTTACCCCGACCTAA
- a CDS encoding IS3 family transposase (programmed frameshift), translating into MTNRRIHTADFKRDAVQLARTNGNVSSTARDLSVSVSLIRKWMSAEQEVGHAAFPGHGQQLLTADQQEIRRLRKEVKVLRQEREILKKANGLLCQRNYVLRFRFIHDYRSQYRLDIMCRVLEVSVSGYHSWRRRPISNQQQQDALLKQRIHDVYHHRKARYGAPRIHAELKAEGLSVSKKRIARLMRIGGLRAKGKHRSVRTTNRNHSDPVCPNLLDRQFNVQQPNQIWAADLTYIPTKEGWLYLAVTLDLFSRTVVGYAMDAYMPATLPLAALHMAVQRRNPPPGLLHHSDQGSQYTSHLFQSALAQIQAKCSMSRKGECWDNAVVESFFSSLKRELFEETIFETRAVARQAIFEFIEVFYNRQRRHSSLGYLTPADFERQATAA; encoded by the exons ATGACAAACCGCAGAATCCATACCGCTGACTTCAAACGAGACGCCGTGCAGCTTGCCCGAACGAACGGCAACGTCTCCAGTACCGCCCGCGACCTGAGCGTCAGTGTTTCGCTCATCCGTAAATGGATGAGCGCTGAGCAAGAGGTTGGCCATGCCGCATTCCCCGGTCATGGTCAGCAACTACTGACCGCCGACCAACAAGAGATTCGCAGGCTCCGCAAGGAAGTTAAAGTCCTGCGCCAAGAACGTGAAATCCTGAAAAAAGCGA ACGGCCTTCTTTGCCAAAGAAACTACGTACTGAGATTCCGCTTCATTCATGACTACCGATCCCAGTACCGCTTGGACATCATGTGTCGGGTGCTGGAGGTTTCAGTGAGCGGCTACCACAGTTGGCGAAGAAGGCCCATCTCCAATCAGCAGCAACAGGACGCGCTGCTGAAGCAGCGCATCCACGATGTCTACCACCACCGCAAGGCACGCTACGGTGCCCCACGGATTCATGCGGAGCTGAAAGCCGAAGGATTGTCGGTCTCCAAGAAGAGGATTGCCCGTTTGATGCGTATTGGTGGGCTGCGAGCTAAAGGAAAGCACCGCTCAGTACGCACGACCAACCGTAATCACAGCGATCCAGTCTGCCCAAACCTGCTTGATCGCCAGTTCAACGTCCAGCAGCCCAACCAGATCTGGGCCGCCGATTTGACCTACATTCCCACGAAAGAAGGCTGGCTCTACTTGGCTGTCACCCTCGATCTGTTTTCCCGAACGGTAGTGGGGTATGCAATGGATGCGTACATGCCTGCAACGCTGCCACTGGCAGCGTTGCACATGGCTGTCCAGCGCCGAAATCCACCACCAGGTTTGCTGCATCACAGCGACCAAGGAAGTCAGTATACGAGCCATCTGTTTCAATCTGCACTCGCACAGATTCAGGCGAAGTGCAGTATGAGCCGCAAAGGGGAATGCTGGGATAACGCCGTTGTGGAGAGCTTTTTCAGCTCCCTGAAACGGGAGCTGTTCGAGGAGACGATCTTCGAGACCCGAGCAGTTGCCAGACAAGCCATTTTCGAGTTCATTGAGGTCTTTTATAACCGTCAGCGCCGCCACTCGTCTCTAGGCTACTTGACACCCGCTGACTTCGAACGCCAAGCTACAGCCGCTTAA
- a CDS encoding transposase yields the protein MPGRNHSREFKLQVVNQINSSQRTTAQLSREHGLVPSLIHRWRKEVEARGEAAFTDGVATDRSAELRIAELERYCGQLALENTILKKSLATYRLNKGTK from the coding sequence ATGCCAGGACGCAATCACAGCCGTGAATTCAAGCTTCAGGTCGTCAACCAAATCAATTCAAGCCAGCGAACGACCGCTCAACTCAGCCGGGAACATGGTTTAGTGCCCAGCCTGATCCACCGTTGGCGCAAAGAGGTCGAGGCGCGCGGAGAAGCCGCCTTCACCGACGGCGTGGCCACAGATCGCAGCGCCGAGCTGCGGATTGCTGAGCTGGAGCGGTATTGCGGCCAACTTGCCTTAGAAAACACCATCTTGAAAAAATCGCTGGCGACGTACCGCTTGAACAAAGGCACCAAATGA
- a CDS encoding IS3 family transposase, whose product MISDARHAHPTVSVRRLCELHAVSRSWYLRQRNRAVIDQDQRLATDIEAVVLKWNGYGYRRVTRELARSGQSINHKRVLRVMREHRLLCRPKRRYQRTTDSTHSEKRFPNLLPQVIPTQPDQVWQADLTYVRVKQGFVYLACVLDSFTREIVGWSMSKFIDADLSLAALNNALAARNPAPGLLHHSDQGVQYASRLYIARLRAMGITPSMSRRGNPYDNARMESFYKTLKTEEVDLQDYADLDDAQRHVNHFIGKLYNQERLHSSLGYVPPAEFAARYHPA is encoded by the coding sequence ATGATCTCGGATGCGCGACACGCGCATCCCACGGTGTCGGTGCGTCGCCTGTGTGAGCTGCATGCGGTCAGTCGGTCGTGGTACCTCCGTCAACGAAACCGCGCAGTCATCGACCAAGATCAACGACTCGCTACTGACATTGAAGCAGTGGTGCTGAAGTGGAACGGCTATGGGTATCGGCGGGTCACTCGCGAACTGGCACGCAGCGGGCAGTCCATCAATCACAAACGCGTTCTGCGGGTCATGCGGGAACATCGCTTATTGTGTCGACCCAAGCGGCGTTACCAGCGCACCACCGATTCCACTCACAGCGAGAAACGCTTCCCCAATCTGCTCCCACAAGTGATTCCAACCCAACCAGATCAGGTCTGGCAAGCTGATCTGACGTATGTGAGGGTGAAGCAGGGTTTCGTCTACTTGGCATGCGTGCTGGACAGTTTCACGCGTGAGATCGTGGGCTGGTCAATGTCAAAGTTTATCGACGCCGACCTATCACTGGCCGCGCTGAATAACGCGCTTGCTGCTCGCAATCCAGCACCTGGACTCCTTCATCACTCTGATCAAGGTGTCCAATATGCCAGCCGGCTCTATATCGCCCGCCTGCGGGCGATGGGTATCACGCCAAGTATGTCCAGAAGAGGCAATCCCTACGACAACGCTCGCATGGAAAGTTTCTACAAAACTCTCAAAACAGAGGAGGTTGATCTTCAAGATTATGCTGATCTGGACGATGCACAGCGCCATGTGAACCACTTCATCGGTAAGCTTTACAACCAAGAACGCCTGCATTCCAGTCTCGGCTACGTCCCACCTGCCGAGTTCGCCGCCCGCTATCATCCAGCCTAG
- a CDS encoding carbohydrate ABC transporter permease, which yields MSGRRSRNPTLNWVIFGVLLLGALSMSAPFIWMISSSLKAPTEIFKYPPALLPAEAQWQNYTRIFSLIPFGRLMLNSLFVSLAVTALQLLVCSMAAYAFARLHFRGRELLFLLYLSALMIPSQVTLIPNFILVRQLGWIDTYAALILPFAFSSFGTFLLRQAFLTIPRELEEAARIDGASYAQVFWRIMLPLARPALGALGIFTFIAQWNNFLWPLITTTRPEMQTLTVGLAGLRGQYNTDWALLMTGSVLAILPIFVVFAVGNKSFIQGITAGGFGGR from the coding sequence GTGAGCGGACGGCGCAGCCGGAACCCTACGCTCAACTGGGTCATTTTCGGCGTCCTGCTGCTGGGAGCACTCAGCATGTCCGCACCGTTTATCTGGATGATCTCCAGCAGTCTTAAAGCCCCCACCGAAATCTTCAAGTACCCGCCCGCGCTGCTGCCTGCCGAGGCGCAGTGGCAAAACTACACCCGCATCTTCAGCCTGATTCCATTCGGGCGGTTGATGCTCAACAGCTTGTTTGTGTCGCTGGCCGTCACGGCTTTGCAACTGCTGGTGTGCAGTATGGCCGCCTACGCTTTTGCCCGCCTGCACTTCCGGGGGCGTGAACTGCTGTTCTTGCTGTACCTCAGTGCCCTGATGATTCCCTCGCAGGTCACGCTGATTCCCAATTTCATCCTGGTAAGGCAACTCGGTTGGATTGACACGTACGCTGCGCTGATCTTGCCATTTGCTTTCAGCAGCTTCGGCACATTTCTACTGCGTCAGGCGTTTCTGACCATCCCCAGAGAGCTGGAGGAGGCCGCCCGCATCGACGGCGCGAGTTACGCGCAGGTGTTCTGGCGCATCATGCTGCCGCTGGCGCGGCCCGCGCTGGGTGCATTGGGGATTTTTACCTTCATCGCGCAGTGGAACAATTTTCTGTGGCCGTTGATCACCACCACCAGACCGGAGATGCAGACACTGACGGTGGGCTTGGCGGGTCTGCGTGGGCAGTACAACACCGACTGGGCGCTGCTGATGACGGGCAGCGTGCTGGCAATTTTGCCCATCTTCGTGGTGTTCGCCGTCGGCAACAAGTCCTTTATCCAGGGCATCACCGCTGGGGGATTCGGCGGACGCTGA
- a CDS encoding carbohydrate ABC transporter permease: MSGRMAREETRSAWLFLAPSLLLFMVFVLLPVLAAFGISFSSWDLFTAPHWAGLDNYRQLLFEDKLFHKVMRNTFFYVIWTVPVQMILAFFVALLLNRGVWGQNALRVIYFLPVVSSTVAVALIWSWIFNSNFGVLNALLSAVGVQDLPGWLNSSKYALPALIIVAIWQGLGYSMVLFLAGLQGIPREAYEAGEIDGAVGWKKHRFITLPLLSPTTFFVAIVSLIGSFQVFDLAFVMTQGGPANATNTIVYYVYQNAFQFYRMGYASAAAMILFAIILAFTLVQYRLQHRWVHYD; the protein is encoded by the coding sequence ATGAGCGGCAGGATGGCCCGTGAGGAGACCCGCAGCGCGTGGCTCTTCTTGGCCCCCAGCCTGCTGCTGTTCATGGTGTTCGTACTGCTGCCGGTACTGGCGGCCTTCGGCATTTCGTTTTCCAGCTGGGATCTGTTTACCGCGCCGCACTGGGCCGGGTTGGACAATTACCGCCAGTTGCTGTTTGAGGACAAGCTGTTTCACAAGGTTATGCGCAACACCTTCTTCTACGTGATCTGGACGGTACCGGTACAGATGATCTTGGCGTTTTTCGTGGCGCTGCTGCTCAACCGGGGCGTCTGGGGCCAGAACGCCCTGCGCGTCATCTATTTTCTGCCGGTGGTGTCGTCCACGGTAGCAGTCGCGCTGATCTGGTCGTGGATCTTTAACAGCAACTTCGGCGTCCTTAATGCTCTGCTCAGTGCCGTGGGCGTACAGGACTTGCCGGGCTGGCTGAATTCGTCGAAGTATGCACTGCCTGCTTTGATTATCGTTGCCATCTGGCAGGGGCTGGGCTACTCGATGGTACTGTTCTTGGCGGGTTTGCAGGGCATCCCCCGCGAGGCTTACGAAGCGGGCGAGATCGACGGCGCGGTGGGCTGGAAAAAGCACCGCTTCATCACCCTGCCGCTCTTGTCACCCACCACTTTTTTCGTCGCCATCGTCAGTTTGATCGGCTCGTTTCAGGTGTTCGATTTGGCGTTCGTGATGACCCAGGGCGGCCCCGCGAACGCCACCAACACCATCGTGTACTACGTCTACCAGAACGCCTTCCAGTTTTACCGCATGGGCTACGCCAGCGCCGCTGCCATGATCTTGTTCGCTATTATCTTGGCCTTTACGCTGGTGCAGTACCGCTTGCAACATCGGTGGGTTCATTATGATTAA
- a CDS encoding amidohydrolase family protein, which yields MKIIDAHVHYGHWDRLTTRGAEDGFLEEMAEVCEQVGIVKIGLLANPGRGNDALARALEQRPDLVIAMGRLDLDRDPVSTVEDFYQRGFHGIKVIGVSKNYDDEAYYPFYEQAQARGLRILFHTGILGGPVDYLMGAKEDAWKAPPEGEAEEKLVQELGRQIRTRPYGFSSARMQPIYLDTIAFYFPELFMIGAHLGWPDYRTACAIARWRPRLYFDVSGGDVVHHHIVEGGYIGREISPRKLVYGSDSDLNRIAGDVKRWRDAFDAMGLSADDQEQIFYRNAAHIFGIGGA from the coding sequence TTGAAGATTATCGACGCACACGTTCACTACGGCCACTGGGATCGCCTGACGACGCGCGGCGCGGAGGACGGCTTTTTAGAAGAGATGGCTGAGGTCTGCGAGCAGGTGGGCATCGTCAAAATCGGGCTGCTGGCCAATCCGGGACGGGGCAACGACGCACTGGCGCGGGCGCTCGAGCAGCGGCCCGATCTGGTGATCGCCATGGGCCGACTCGACTTAGACCGCGACCCGGTCAGCACCGTCGAGGACTTTTATCAACGCGGCTTTCACGGCATCAAGGTGATCGGCGTGTCCAAAAACTACGACGATGAAGCCTACTACCCCTTCTATGAGCAGGCCCAGGCGCGGGGACTACGGATTCTGTTTCACACCGGGATTCTGGGCGGCCCGGTGGACTACCTGATGGGGGCGAAGGAAGACGCCTGGAAAGCGCCGCCCGAAGGTGAGGCAGAGGAGAAGTTGGTTCAGGAGCTTGGTCGGCAGATTCGCACCCGGCCCTACGGCTTTTCCAGTGCCCGGATGCAGCCGATCTACCTGGACACCATCGCCTTTTACTTTCCTGAGCTGTTCATGATCGGCGCACATCTGGGATGGCCGGATTACCGCACCGCCTGCGCGATCGCCCGCTGGCGGCCCCGGCTGTACTTCGATGTCAGCGGCGGGGACGTGGTGCACCACCACATCGTCGAGGGAGGCTACATTGGCCGCGAGATCTCGCCGCGCAAACTGGTCTACGGCAGCGACAGTGATCTCAACCGCATCGCCGGAGACGTCAAGCGCTGGAGAGACGCTTTTGACGCCATGGGGTTGAGCGCCGACGATCAAGAGCAGATCTTTTACCGTAACGCTGCCCATATCTTTGGTATCGGCGGCGCATGA
- a CDS encoding ABC transporter substrate-binding protein translates to MKKATLTLLASLMLTSSASAATKLVFSFWGDPAEAPPFLEIVKNFNATHPDIQVDYQQTPWSGYWTKLDAQLAAKAGPDVMFITNVPTYASRAQLERLDSYIAKDKFPIADYNPEFLAIHKYKGGLFSIPRDNDTMVLYYNKDAFDAAKLAYPTDKWKWADLRTAALKLTQRSGSRVSRYGVILENNKWPTFVYQNGGKVFDDPFNPTKFMLNDPKGVQAIQFLGDLINKDKVAPAFQEMAQIGDSTQLFSSGQAAMVMTNAARLTTFKTAPFKWAVAPLPTGPSGLRANTVGGAGFAMNANSQHKAEAWTFLQYLAGQQGQIIFAKAGGAVPAMNRDKAVAAAFDVPFKSVFLAESDRKGVYPNFAAYVQITNTMLNPALDTVWNGESTAKAALDKIAPDVNKMLK, encoded by the coding sequence ATGAAAAAAGCCACCTTGACGCTCCTCGCCAGCTTGATGCTGACCTCATCGGCCTCAGCGGCCACCAAGCTGGTGTTCTCGTTCTGGGGCGATCCCGCTGAAGCGCCGCCCTTTTTGGAGATCGTCAAGAATTTCAACGCCACCCATCCCGATATTCAGGTGGACTACCAGCAGACCCCTTGGAGTGGATACTGGACGAAACTGGACGCTCAACTGGCCGCCAAGGCTGGGCCGGACGTGATGTTCATCACCAACGTTCCCACTTATGCCAGCCGCGCTCAGTTGGAGCGCCTGGATTCATACATCGCTAAGGACAAATTCCCTATCGCGGACTACAACCCCGAATTTCTGGCGATTCACAAGTATAAAGGCGGCCTCTTTTCCATTCCGCGTGACAACGACACCATGGTGTTGTATTACAACAAAGACGCCTTCGACGCCGCCAAGCTTGCCTATCCCACCGACAAATGGAAGTGGGCTGATCTGCGGACCGCCGCCCTGAAACTCACGCAGCGCAGTGGCAGCCGGGTCAGCCGCTACGGCGTGATCCTGGAGAACAACAAGTGGCCGACGTTTGTGTATCAGAACGGCGGCAAGGTCTTCGACGATCCCTTCAACCCGACCAAATTCATGCTCAATGACCCCAAAGGCGTGCAGGCCATTCAGTTCCTGGGCGACCTCATCAACAAAGACAAAGTGGCTCCAGCGTTCCAAGAGATGGCGCAGATTGGCGACAGCACCCAACTGTTCAGCAGTGGTCAGGCGGCGATGGTGATGACCAACGCCGCCCGCCTGACCACTTTCAAGACTGCGCCGTTCAAGTGGGCGGTGGCTCCGCTGCCCACCGGTCCCAGCGGCCTGCGGGCCAACACGGTGGGCGGCGCGGGCTTCGCGATGAATGCCAACAGCCAGCACAAAGCCGAAGCTTGGACATTCCTTCAGTATTTGGCCGGTCAGCAAGGGCAAATCATCTTCGCCAAAGCGGGCGGGGCCGTGCCCGCCATGAACCGCGACAAAGCCGTCGCCGCCGCTTTCGATGTGCCATTCAAATCTGTTTTTCTGGCCGAGAGTGACCGTAAGGGCGTCTATCCCAACTTCGCCGCTTATGTCCAGATCACCAACACCATGCTCAACCCAGCGCTCGACACGGTCTGGAACGGTGAAAGCACCGCTAAAGCTGCGCTTGATAAGATCGCGCCCGACGTCAACAAGATGCTCAAGTAA
- a CDS encoding ROK family protein: protein MNIAQQVWLHIQQYGPGSRADLARHLRRSKPATSAAIDTLLQQDLLLELGQGRSTLGRPPKLVNLNHRSRLVVGAEVDVHELRLGLGDLRGDLLEQRSVPWRGGEASGELGPALKRAIDALCGPQGQVPRALALGLPGVVRDGVVSHAPNLPELEDPATLTRLRSELSFPVLLYNDVNLAAVSEARPGELLAFVSIGSGFGVGITQGRELLDGHQGRAGELGYLPGAGGENLEQLLSETGLARLLGLQATQLLPLLAGRSPAILERAAMRPFLSALLSALQVLTLTLDPARIVIGGRIGSKLLAQLPSLQRQLQESLPFAPQLCISQFPDSAVVQGAAQMAAARASADLLEELSDRARPHQSAHA from the coding sequence GTGAATATCGCTCAGCAGGTCTGGCTTCACATTCAGCAGTACGGCCCAGGTTCGCGCGCAGATTTGGCGCGGCATCTGCGGCGCTCCAAGCCTGCAACTTCAGCGGCCATCGACACGCTGCTGCAGCAAGATCTGCTGCTGGAACTGGGTCAGGGACGCAGCACACTCGGCAGGCCGCCCAAGCTGGTGAACCTCAACCACCGCTCCCGGCTGGTGGTGGGCGCGGAAGTGGACGTGCATGAACTGCGGTTAGGTCTGGGCGATTTGCGCGGCGACTTGTTGGAACAGCGTTCAGTTCCCTGGCGTGGCGGGGAAGCCAGCGGTGAACTGGGGCCAGCCTTGAAACGCGCAATCGACGCTCTCTGCGGGCCACAGGGCCAAGTCCCGCGTGCGCTGGCCCTGGGTCTGCCGGGTGTGGTCCGGGACGGCGTGGTGAGTCACGCTCCCAATTTGCCTGAACTCGAAGACCCCGCCACGCTCACGCGGCTGCGCAGTGAACTGAGCTTCCCCGTCTTGCTTTACAACGACGTCAATCTGGCCGCCGTCAGTGAAGCGCGCCCCGGTGAGTTGCTGGCCTTCGTCTCAATCGGCAGCGGCTTCGGTGTGGGCATCACCCAGGGCCGGGAGCTGCTGGACGGCCATCAAGGCAGAGCGGGAGAGCTCGGCTACCTGCCCGGCGCGGGCGGCGAGAATCTAGAACAGTTGCTGTCTGAAACCGGTTTGGCCCGTCTGCTGGGTTTGCAGGCCACGCAGCTGCTCCCGCTGCTGGCGGGGCGCTCCCCGGCCATCCTGGAGCGCGCGGCCATGCGCCCCTTCCTGAGCGCCCTTCTGAGCGCTCTGCAGGTGCTGACCCTCACGCTCGATCCTGCCCGGATCGTGATCGGCGGCAGGATCGGCAGCAAGTTGCTGGCGCAGCTTCCCAGTCTTCAGCGTCAGTTGCAGGAGAGCTTGCCGTTCGCGCCGCAGTTGTGCATTTCGCAGTTTCCAGACAGCGCGGTGGTGCAGGGAGCCGCACAGATGGCTGCCGCGAGGGCCAGCGCTGATCTGCTCGAGGAGTTGAGTGACCGTGCAAGACCACACCAGTCCGCCCACGCCTGA
- a CDS encoding amylo-alpha-1,6-glucosidase, with protein MDKVEQAYQEALQVLRGCASPLGLKASSLGSGYPQVWARDAPITALGALMTGDEELIQAVRVSLETLGAHQSALGMIPLNVDTRTGEVTTENAGAIDANMWFVLGHFAYHQTTGDAAFLRAAWPRLQAALTWLAYQDMNGCGLLEAPEAADWADLYSTRYNTLYANALYVGTLEAAAQLSAALDSASGEGQQLREQAADVRRKINLLLWLDRPWNGHEFGQQLEELRAMRLEWFFLYQNTATLTEKPFYLSWAGFREFGNTFDGFGNMLAILFGVADSEQTSSILDYAHAAGTDDPAPLKAFFPPIYPGERDWREHFRSRNLNLPDQYHNGGIWPFLGGFYVLTLQQVGMRGRAEEALHSLALANEKGRTRPWEFNEWLHGRSGRPMGHPLQAWSAGMYVCAYQAVRLGKIPALPLNLHSTQLGGQIPSFEP; from the coding sequence ATGGACAAAGTTGAGCAGGCATACCAAGAAGCTCTTCAAGTGCTGCGCGGCTGCGCCTCTCCGCTAGGCCTCAAAGCCAGTTCGCTGGGCAGCGGCTATCCACAGGTGTGGGCCAGAGACGCGCCGATCACGGCTCTGGGCGCGCTGATGACCGGGGACGAGGAGCTGATTCAGGCGGTACGGGTCAGCTTAGAGACGCTGGGCGCACATCAGAGCGCACTAGGCATGATTCCACTGAATGTAGACACGCGCACCGGGGAAGTGACCACCGAAAATGCCGGGGCCATCGACGCCAACATGTGGTTTGTGCTGGGCCACTTCGCTTATCACCAGACCACCGGCGATGCGGCTTTTTTGCGGGCAGCCTGGCCGCGCCTTCAAGCGGCGCTGACCTGGCTGGCGTACCAGGACATGAACGGCTGCGGCCTGCTCGAAGCGCCGGAGGCCGCCGACTGGGCCGACTTATACTCGACCCGTTACAACACGCTGTATGCCAATGCGCTCTATGTCGGCACCTTGGAAGCCGCCGCGCAGCTCAGCGCTGCATTGGACAGCGCATCAGGCGAGGGTCAGCAGCTCCGGGAACAGGCCGCCGACGTGCGGCGCAAGATCAACTTGCTGCTGTGGCTGGACCGGCCCTGGAATGGTCACGAGTTCGGGCAGCAACTCGAGGAACTCAGGGCCATGCGGCTGGAATGGTTTTTCCTCTATCAGAATACCGCCACCCTGACCGAGAAGCCGTTTTACCTGTCCTGGGCAGGCTTCCGCGAATTTGGCAACACTTTCGACGGGTTTGGCAACATGCTGGCCATCTTGTTCGGCGTGGCTGATTCTGAGCAGACGAGCAGCATTCTGGATTACGCCCACGCGGCGGGCACCGACGATCCTGCTCCACTGAAGGCCTTTTTTCCGCCGATCTATCCCGGTGAGCGCGACTGGCGAGAGCACTTCCGCAGCCGCAACCTGAACCTGCCCGATCAGTACCACAACGGCGGCATCTGGCCATTTCTGGGCGGATTCTACGTGCTGACCCTGCAACAAGTCGGCATGCGTGGCCGTGCAGAGGAAGCGCTGCATAGTCTGGCGCTGGCCAACGAAAAAGGCCGCACCCGCCCCTGGGAATTCAACGAATGGCTGCACGGACGCTCCGGCAGGCCGATGGGGCATCCCCTGCAGGCTTGGTCGGCAGGGATGTACGTCTGCGCCTACCAAGCGGTCAGACTCGGGAAAATTCCAGCACTTCCCCT